In one window of Phoenix dactylifera cultivar Barhee BC4 unplaced genomic scaffold, palm_55x_up_171113_PBpolish2nd_filt_p 000832F, whole genome shotgun sequence DNA:
- the LOC120107347 gene encoding probable methyltransferase PMT2 isoform X2: MSFAPRDSHEAQVQFALERGVPAVIGVLGTIRLPYPSRAFDMAHCSRCLIPWGSNDGMYMMEVDRVLRPGGYWVLSGPPINWKMNYRAWQRTKEDLEEEQRKIEEIAELLCWEKVSEEGEIAVWRKRINTDSCPVRQDEPRVKICESTNADDVWYKKMEACVTPFPEVNSPEEVAGGELKTFPDRLNAVPPRITSGSVPGFSVQKYQEDDKLWKKHVKSYKKINRYLDTGRYRNIMDMNAGLGSFAAAIESPKLWVMNVVPTIAEKSTLGVVYERGLIGIYHDWCEAFSTYPRTYDLIHANGVFSLYQDRCKMEDILLEMDRILRPEGAVIFRDQVGVLTKVKQMVSGMRWNTKMADHEDGPLVPEKILVAVKQYWVSGDNNQTAVA; encoded by the exons ATGTCATTTGCACCAAGGGACTCACATGAAGCACAGGTTCAGTTTGCTCTGGAAAGAGGTGTGCCTGCGGTTATTGGTGTCCTTGGGACTATAAGGCTCCCATATCCATCTAGAGCCTTTGATATGGCCCATTGTTCAAGGTGCTTGATTCCATGGGGATCAAATG ATGGAATGTACATGATGGAGGTGGATCGGGTTCTTAGGCCTGGTGGGTACTGGGTGCTTTCAGGCCCTCCAATCAATTGGAAGATGAATTATAGGGCATGGCAACGTACAAAGGAGGATCTTGAGGAGGAACAAAGAAAGATCGAAGAAATTGCTGAACTTCTTTGTTGGGAAAAGGTCTCTGAGGAGGGTGAAATTGCTGTCTGGAGGAAGAGAATAAATACTGATTCTTGTCCTGTGAGGCAAGATGAACCCCGTGTTAAAATTTGTGAATCAACAAATGCAGATGATGTCTG GTACAAGAAGATGGAGGCATGCGTAACCCCTTTTCCTGAGGTTAACAGTCCTGAAGAGGTTGCCGGAGGAGAACTGAAGACATTTCCAGACAGGCTAAATGCTGTTCCCCCTAGAATAACTAGTGGTTCAGTTCCTGGATTCTCAGTCCAGAAATATCAGGAAGACGACAAATTGTGGAAGAAACATGTTAAATCTTATAAAAAGATCAATAGGTATCTTGACACAGGACGATATCGCAATATAATGGACATGAATGCAGGTTTGGGCAGTTTTGCTGCAGCAATTGAATCTCCAAAATTATGGGTGATGAACGTAGTGCCTACTATAGCTGAGAAATCTACTTTGGGTGTCGTGTATGAACGGGGCTTGATTGGCATATATCATGACTG GTGTGAAGCTTTCTCCACTTATCCAAGGACATATGACCTTATTCATGCCAATGGTGTTTTCAGTTTGTACCAGGACAG GTGCAAAATGGAGGACATCCTTTTAGAGATGGACCGTATCTTAAGGCCAGAAGGTGCAGTAATATTCCGTGACCAAGTTGGTGTCCTGACAAAGGTGAAGCAGATGGTTAGTGGCATGAGATGGAATACTAAGATGGCAGATCATGAGGATGGCCCTCTTGTGCCTGAAAAAATATTGGTTGCTGTGAAACAGTATTGGGTTAGTGGCGACAACAACCAAACAGCTGTTGCATGA